CATATCTCTAACAATAAGTTGTATGAACATTGTCTTCACTTTTTCTAATTCCAATATATCTAAAGATTTTATtcttgaattaaaaaaaaaaagcatttcTTTCATTCTTTGAGGACAAGTATtgcaatattaaaaaatagtaaatactttcaatgttttaaaattttacttctttggcaacaaaaactatattTCACTCATTatggttttatttattttttaaatgtggGCGCCCAGCCAAAATGACTTAGACCTTAGGACTTCCTGCTCAGACCTAAGCACTTTGAGGTTTGAAAAGGACTGCGCAGAGTAGTGGGAAGGAAATATAGTGGCTTGGTTTACGAGTCACTGGCTGAAATAGCGGGACAAGTTGTAGGATTTTCTATCGATAAAATATCGATATTTTGCACCCATTGCAGATGACACATCAGCTGTTTCTAATCGTGCCATCACTATCCAACGTGCTTTATTATTAtgaaaaaatttgtaaataaataattaattatttaataacaaacagaAACAGATTTACGGTTTGACTACAAGTGGGCGTGTCACTGCCGCAGTATTTGAAAAGGGCAATTAAGTTGCTTTCAAAGTGTGAAATAAGTTGGCACATTGAGAATAGAAAAGGctgcatataaataaattaccaATCTGCTGctaaaaaacaccaaaaacctTAAATAATTCATCTTACAAATAAAAGTAAGTAGAGTTATCAATAGACAACAATTTAAGttgtttatttcattaaataaagcttaattattttgttaaacttattgttttttttagaaataacATGGCGGTGCTACCACCAGATCCAGTGTTCAGTCTTCGATGTCCAGAGATGGGAGCTGTCAATTCCTTATGTTTCCATGACAATGAGCGGCTTTTGGCTGGAACAATTAAGGGCAGTGTATTCCTTTGGGATTTGCAGGTAAATGGATTAAAAGTCTAATGTTGGCAAAGTTGTAATAATTGGAGTTTCCTGTAATCCTCTCTAGACCAATCGCTCAGCTCTGCATTTCGAAGTTGGTAGTGATCCCATAACCAGTCTACATCACACGCCAGATCGTCTGGTTACTCAAGAGAAGGGAGGAGCTGTTACCATGTTCTCTATAAGCAATAGTAGCTATGTGAAGGAGCGCAGTATTCCTGGAAATCATTTGGGCTACTGCCGCACGGCTCTGCACACTAATTCCAATAATACTAATGAGCAGTTGCTCTTTTACCCCTGCGAAGAGTCTACCATTGGCGTGTTGCATGTGACGGATCCGGCAGCGCCCACACAAATGCTAGTGCCCGATGATCCGCAATTGCCCAAATTGGGCAGTGTCACCTGTTTCAAGCCCTTTGAGTGTGCCTCTCAGTTGTTCCTGTTGGCTGGCTATGAGTCTGGACATTTTCTCACCTGGGATCTAAGCTCTGGCGTTATGGTGGACATTGTTGAGCTAGCCCCCGATCCAATGACAGTGGACTATGATTCCTTAACCAATCGTGGAATAGTGGGTGGGGCTTGTAAGTTATTTCCTAGCTAATCTActagaaatttaattaatctTTGCAACTTTCTAGCGGATAAACTAACTACATTTAGTTACCAACGACAATCCATGCAATTGCAACGCGGCACCGAACTGTGCATCAAGAATGCTGGAGTCAATTGTGTTCGCATACGTTCGGATCAGAAAGTATTTGCCAGCGGTGGCTGGGATGGACGCATTCGCATCTTCTCCTGGAAGAGCATGCGTCCATTGGCTGTGCTAACACAGCATAAGCAAGGAGGCGTCATGGATTTGGTCTATTCCAGCCAATCGGTGGCCATGTGGCGAGCACCCATTATGGCAGCTGCTGGCATGGATGCCCAGATCTCACTCTGGGATCTATACAACTGAAGAGTTGCCGAAAGTAtctattatatacatatatttagttttaagtgTTACATCGTGTTGACTTTTGATATTTTCGGCAGctctacatacatatttttaatttatagttttaatTAATCAACGACTTGACAACGAGAAGAGTCAGAACTGATTGTTAATCATCTACGCCTTAACTCTCAACTATGCCTAgagtaaaaaataaatgaagtacaattatcatcaactttaaATTATGTCCATTTAAGAGTttttagattttgtttttttttttcaataatttagaatatttgtatttatttaaaattgaattttttgcaCTTAGTGCCTTATTTTGCTTTCTAAATAGTTTAGTTTTCTGTTTCTAATATCTCCTGATTTCTgacatacacaaaacacacatacataatatacatatacatagataaatacaggctatatatatatatataataaggACTAATATCTAATCTCTATTAcatttactttttaattttagcattgttgttgttgttgttaattatATTGCACGCTTCATCCTCGTCCTTGCTGTGGCCACTATTGCTATGATGATCCATTGAATCGATTTCACGTGTTAGCGCCATTTTCTGGAAATCACAATCAATAATACGTTTCCGTTTACGCAATGGACGACTACATTCCGCCGTGCACTCTGCGGCGGAtgcagctgctgttgcagttgttgttgttggctctGCAGTTTTTGTTGCTGGTGGATTGGATGATGATTCTTTGGTTTGGATTAGAGTGCGTTTGGTTTGTAGTCGTGTGATCTTTAATTTGGGCAGTTTTTGGGCTGCTGTGGCGGTGGATGTTTCAGCTTCCGTTTCCGACTGAGATGTTGCCTGGACAATACAGTGCGTTTCCGGCGATGTGGAATCGATGGATGATGGAACTGGCGATGAGGGTGTTGGCGATGGTGAAGCAGCTATAGATGGACTTGTCTTTGGTATTGGTTTCTCCAActcatcttcttcttcttcgtcaGCTACTTCATGCTCTGGCCGTTCAGTCTCCGTTtccggctgctgctgctcctgctcctgttcTTCCTGATCGGTTCGTGTCTTGCTGCAATCGAGTGGCTCCTTTTGTGACCTCTCCTCATCGAAACGCTTACGCTCCTCGGGCGTCAGGTGGGCCTTATAGAAATCCACAATGGGCAGAGGCACGGGTATGGGAATCGGCAGAGGAATAATTATAGGATATGGCACCATTACAGTTACTGGAGGAGCAGTGCCCAATAGACCGAATTCGGGCATTTGCGGGGTGGCAAACGGCGGCGGAGGACCAAAAGGTGGAATAAATCCACGTGGCAGCATTCCCGGAGGCGGTGGCAAAAAATGATGCGGTGGCCGAACACCAAACGGATGCCCGAGCATTCCATTCGGGGGCGTGGCAAAGTAGCTGGGCGGTATGGCGGTGGCGCATCCCCTTCCCAAGGATTGTGTGGGCGTTGGTGGTGCTGCAGCTGGCGGCGGCGGGGCAGACTGTTCCGGCATTGGCATGGGCGAAAGTGGTGGCAATGGCACACTGGATCCCGCGAAATCGGCACTGATTGGCGACGGCTGatggtgttgttgctgtttctgcAGAAGACTGGCCACCGTCTCCGAGCCGGCGGATAGGCCACCACGATGCAATCGCTTCCGTCGACCTGATTTACTTGTTaaattttgatgttgttgccgctgctgATGCAAAGACGTCTGAGGCGGAGGCGGTGGCTGTGATGCCTGTGCAGCCTGGGGACTCCTTAGGGCCAAAAGCTTGGACACGGGCGCCACTGAGATCAGCGGTTTAGTTGGATTACTTGGCGGTGTGGCGCAGGGTGAATTCCGTTTAATTGGGCCCGGCGATACCGAAACCGTGGATGCCGGCGATGCAGACCTGCTGCGACAATTGCGTAACCACAAATCCGGTGTTATGAGAGCCGCCTCATTGCCAGCATCCAAGCCCTGATCCCTCAAATGTGGATTCATATCCAAATGGGCCTGCGTCTCATTACAgaatatttgcattttataTTGATTGAGACATTTCTCCGAACAGAATTGCAACTGGGAGGCGCCATCCTGGAAATCCACATAGCTGACGGCATGCCGGACATGTTTGCACCAATCGCAGGTTTTGGCCTTCTTGAAGGTGGCCCGACGACTCTGGGTGAAGCAGGATTCCGAACAATAACGTGGCCCATCCGTGCTGGTCAAATAGTCGGGTGCATTTTCTGCAATCGGACGATGACACCAGCAACAGTTGTTGAAGTCTGCAAAGAAGAAGGAGTTTTGGATGAGATTCAATGTCATATTTGCAACTCTTAACGacctccctccctccctctctaGCAGGAGAAAAGGATTTTCATCTCATTCCTCTTGCTCACATGATACTCTaagatttattttttgccAATGGGACCACAGccttctctctgtctctctctctcttcctcgcTCTGCCATTAAATTTTCTGTCTATGGATACTTTGGCAAAACATTTTGTAAACCACATTTTGGGTCTTAATGAATCTCTGTTATTCGATAATGCAGCAGCAActgaagcagcagcaaaagttAGCAAAGTTTCGAAcctgtctctctgtctatgTCTGTCTATGCGGCTACGCAAAATTTTCAACGCAAATGAAGGATAAATGGCAGGcagatgagatgagatgagatggCATGGGATGGGATGAGTGGAAGTACTCGTTGCTAAAGAAGGAATATAGAGAAGGGAGGCCACAAGTCGAACTTATCAAATTGCAGCAGGAAGAAGcaacaaacatttttgattttcaaattattttcgtttcgtttctcCTTTAGCCTCTCAGGTTATCAACATCTCTCCATCCAACCCATAGACAATGGAATACATAGGCTTACCTATTTTCTCCTCCATTTGAGATGTGCCCATTGCTGATGTTGTGGCCGGTTTACCAATTGAGTTCGGACTCTTGGAATCATCTTCGCGTGAGCTGCGCGTATCATGATCTGagggtgttgttgttgtgctatTGCAATTTAGGCCAGATTTACTAATGCGACCAATACCAATTTGTTCATgtccattgccattgccattgccagaaatattattgttgttgttggtactGCTGCTGGCATTGTTATTCttattgtaattgttattacGATAGGACAAAGATCGACCACTGCGTAGGAAACTATGTCGCTTCCTTTcaagttgttgctgctgctgttgctgttgttgttgttgttgctggtgatgttgttgctgttgcgtGGCcaccgcagcagcagctgcactCTGCAACAGACGTGATGTTTTCGCTGTCAAATCCAAACGATCGACATCATAACCATACCAGCCCAATAGCTCATTCATGGTATTGTGAGCAAATTCCTGCAAAGAGAATTAAACCCAACAATTAagcataaattaaaatagttttagaGTAGAAAATAGGTGTAAAAAAGTAATGgtcaaaaaaaatgttgaaagtTATCAAGGTGTTGATTAAGCTTTTTCCAATTATTTATTGGGTTTTCAAGCATTTCATTGACTTTAAAAGGAATATAATAAAAGGAATGCACATTAACCGTATAAAATGTTCATCTAAGCCTTGACATTTGTGTCAATTTGTCGCgtttttttctggttttgaATTgctataaaacaaaattagaTATGAAGATTACCCATGATTCATAACCATTGAGAGTTCTGATCTTTTTGGCAGAACAGCATCATAATTCATGTTATAATTCACTTCACACAAAACAAGTTTTACTTTCTTATCTTTGTATCTCATTTAAATCCAAATATATCTAATGTCATATCGATGGCCCAAAATTGTCTACTTGCTCGCGATAATTAACTAAGTCATCTCTTgcgaaatttttaaaattacacGTTTTAGTTaatcaattttaataatattgaaaagaatcaatacaaaaatatttttaatatgtaTTATTAAATACCTTTTTTCTAATAAGCAATAAGATGTCTAATAAGTAGACATCTTTTATCGAATTGACGacggaaaaacgtttttttggtttttccacATATTGATTAATCCCAAAAtctaaaatatgtatatacatatgtacttataaaATTGCATAGTCGATTGAGGGAAAACgataaaagtatttaaaaaatttatctTTGCAAGGACATTTTGAAGAACGTTTTAAAATTACATAGTTTTAATCGAAGCGATAACGAAGGATGAAAAAAATCATGACTGTGTTAAAaatagtaattttttttttttgttatttgcttTAAAGTCCAAGATTAAGGaacagatttttttttacttttatcgTTCTAAtaagtttgtatgtatatctttatacagaaagagaaagatagaAAGAGATATAGAAAAATATAGAATATTTAGATAGACCAAAACTATTTACTaagtctaacaataagtcacTTGAATGTTGAAtaaagaagacaaacaaatttattatatagGTATAACTATATTTTTTTGGCGACATTTTGACAAAATATTTGgatatttcatttgtttgcTTGAGAACATTTTATGGGATTTTGAGAAGTCTTTAGATGaaatcaaaattgtttttttattttttgctaaGATGTGACTTTAGTTGAGATTCGCCAAAGGTAGTTGAGACACAGCTTCTAagataatacaaaacaaattattaactgattttttaaactttcacaaacaaattcatttaaaCAAATGACAAAAATCATTGTGTTGAGCCTAAGAGGTTTTACTCTTTATGTTATAATTTTCTAACAAGTTTTGCTATTTAAAAACTGATTCGTAATGATGgataaataaagtaaaataagtaatttctaaaaatatacaaaaatcttaaaaaaaaattaaattttgttagttttttgagCCACAAATTGGTCTGGGCATAGTTTtagacaacaaaaagaaaaaaaatgaagtatttaattttttgaaatcgttgttttttttccaataaagacaatttaattgaaaagtaaGAGATTCTTTAGtttgaattattttatttttatacctttTGGCTACATTTGTGTATTATGATTATTGAATTTTGTTTGCAAATTTCTTGTcgattttgtttaattaacaactaattgcatattttcttgattttatttgtttcttttcttttgatGTTTTGCAGTCATTTACTTTGTTCATTTTAAGggtattaaattatataaagtCTTAATTAACTGACAATATTTTGGCCAATTACTATATTTGCATGGCTTAAATTAAAGTTACTTGGAATCAATCTGCAATTATGCGGATTTTCTGTCGAACTTATGACCTTAAGCATGCATCTACATATAAGAGATACAAGAGTTAATGCAAGTTTTAGGTAATTGATAACATTGATGAAACTTttgaaaaacacacacacacacacacgcaaacacaCACTTACGTAAGTGAAAGCTTCATTATGGCCAGGACAATGTTGGGGCGGGCGAGGATGGCATAATTTCTCTGGCTGATTCCTCTTGGCTTTTGCATTTTGCGCATAAAGGGATCAGTTTACTCAGAGGTATCGTCCCGCCCGGAACCATCCGAACTTTTTCCCCAATCCACTACATCAGATGCTGGACATCGATAGCCAACACACTTTTTGGCTGTAATGTGTAagagcgtgtgtgtgtgtgtgtgtgtgcgagtgtgagcggattgcctttttgttttcaatttaaacaAGAATATTGACTTGAAGATGCCagaatgttgtttttttgaattttgcgGCTGTTTTTATTGGTCtttcttcttcgtttttgtttttcttttaaattctcTTTCCCCTTTTTAAAGTTCCATTTGCAGAACAACAAATGATActtgtattttgtatatatgtatgtacatacatacatatatctttttgtacatcaacaacaaatttcaCACAAGGCTACATACAGAAAAATGCATATCAAATTACATTGAAATTCTCATATTCAAAAAAGTTGTTGCCATTCGACTTTTGCGGGCCacaaacagaaagaaagaaagagagagagagagagagagaaggagagataTGGGGAAGGGGGTATTTAGCATGAAAAgttttattaaatgtttaattctTGGAGTTTtagcatacatatatgttctTCTTCTCAGGAATGCAGAAAATTACTCATACGCCACATAGTCACATTTTTGTGGCCAATGGACACTTGAGTTATCGTATGCTAAGCTCTCTGGGGCTGCCAACTTGCTGACAAAAACTAAACAGTCCACACATGCAGCTCAATCGTGGCCAGCAATCTTCTTGTTAAGTGTTGAGTTCAAGTTTCTGGTAGAGTATTAAGCAATTCGCATGATAAAAATCTTTTGAGACGAGACGGCTGCTTGCTCGCTTGCTGGGGATATCGATTACATGCCTCAGGTGCGACCTTGTCAAGCCGGCTGCCTGGCCATTGGATATGGATGATAGAAGAGGGATGGAGAGGGGAAACACTACTCTAGGCACGCTTGTCTCAAGTTCAGTTTTTGCAGTCCAACTGTGCGGTAATCGGAGGCCTGGCCAACcatctcactcactctctctctctctctctttctcgctttTTCTCTCAACTCTTTAtctcatttgttgttgtctctgtctcggtttttttttctttttttataaatatcatttgtctgttaatttatgtttggtttttaatttctgATTTGTGCGTTCGTTCAGTTTTCTTGCCCTGACAGTTACTCAGTTGCCGAGAGTAGGCGGCAGCGGTGCTGGTAacagggggcgtggccaaggCAGACAACCAAAGACAGAGATAAGACCACGAACCAAGACACAGCCTCAAcgataattttgaaaaaaaccaaaacctgAGCTCAACTGTGAAATTCTAAACCGAAATgcgaataaaaatcaattaattaaaaactgaaattttaTGCCTTTCGTGTTGAACTGAAGTTGGAAATTGAAATCGGAATTGTTATGGTGATATCTTGTCTACAACCAACGGaccgactgactgactgtctgAATCTATATGCATTCCTCCCTGCCTCTTTCAGCTGCTCCTTCCTTGCCTCTTTCGTATTTTGTGCAATAAGAGCTGAACagaattctgtttttttttttttgtgttatgcaTTTTCCGTAATTAATGCTCGAGTATCTTGCAGACACATTTGCCAATTGCTGTGCTCaaccatttccatttccatttccatatCATACCATATATATACTACACATATTCTTGTTCTCATTCCCAATCCCTCCCCCTCCGCGCGCCTCGTTGCCAAGCATTTCAAGTTTTCTGCAAAACTCTCAACTTACAAAAACATATcaaattttcgtttttattatGAATCCGTAATGAACTGACTTGACGCTGAGATtctgagagtgtgtgtgtgtgtgtctctgtggcAAGAATGCGACTGAGAATCACTATGAGAATGCACTGAacaaaatgtatcacaaatttttctttaattgcAAAGGTCTACTAGCTAATGTGACAGTTAGTAAAAGATAATCAATTTATTTGTTGCCTATGAAAGTTTATCGAAAAAAGCGTAGCTTACTGATAATGatcatttaattactatttctattctattctatttttaatatcaatTAGATTCACATTTATCTAAAGTTCATAGGGGATCTACAGAAAAAACCTTAAAAAGAATCTTCTACTAGTAACTATTTACCCTAAGCATAGTACAGTAGAATCTGGTTATAACGACGCTCAAGGGACCGACGATTTTCGTCGTTATGTCCGGAAACTGTACTAACTGGAGGCCCGGAGGTCATATAAGTTTGTATTGGGACCAACAAATCACTAATCGAACTTTATCGTCGCTATAGCTGGACGGacgttataaccggattctactgtacaTAGTACAGTAACAACTGACTTCTGCttttaaaagcaacaacaacaataatatttCTTAAAATTGACAAACAGAACTATtaataaattctttaaaatcaACCATGAGGGTAGGAAGTTCGGGTAGTCAGAATTAGAATAATTTTTGATTACTTTGAGCTCTTTATAGCCTTAATTAGTCCTATTTCGAAATGGTCGTACGATTTCGACAAGTCCTCATACTGACAAAATGCCTTcttgaaaaaattaatgaaaatactgagcccaaaattttaatttgttgatcTGATCCTCCCCGAAAATATTTTCTAGAAAGTCCATTGcatttaagaaattttgaaaatacattttaaagttatatttaattttcaacatGGACAAAAAATAAACCCTTGTAATCTAAAACTACTACATTAAGTTATTGAAAAGttagtttttgaaaataagtaacATTTAACTTTAGGACAAAGTTTTCACCAACAAGACATTTCAAAATTCTTCAACATTTTCTAAAAGAGAATTAATTTGGTTTTAACTAAGTTGAGCacaaaaaagaattttgtaaATGTTGTCAGCGGAAAGTAATCAtttttgttgcatactttcGAGGTCAATAAGAATTTGTAAATAACTTATAATTACGCTTATTAAACATAGCAAAATTGGTAGATTACTATTTACTTTTATAAAACTGCATTCAAAACTTTAATAATTCATAATtcataaattaataattaaattaataagtCCTTAGAATTTCAACTTATTTCTCAATCCTTCTGAACAGCCACAAATGGGcgaaaagttataaaatttttaatggtgatattaaaaagaaaaaatgtaaaacttAAGATAAGCATTGTTGGCCAACTTAAACCTGTAGATCATAAAATAGAGCATAAACCAGTTGCcttttcaaaattgttttaaaatctTTTCTCTTTGAAAACTGATCACTCGAAGAGCAAATGGAGGTCGAGTCTAGAATCTAGATCATCTGATCCCAAATATGCATTGACCATATAAGGGTTAAACAATGCAAACTGTGCactattttcattttgacaCTCAATTTTTTGCTGACCTACTTCAAACTTAGCCGATGCCGAAGTTTATCTGATTGCGAGACTTATTACGCTTGTCCTTATGCCGTTTGCCTTCATTGCCACTCACTGCCCTCGACAACCCACTGGGTGAGTCTAAGCAAGATTGGCGCTCTGTGTTATATGAGTCGGCCACATTAATACATGTCTACAGTTTCTTAAAAAATAAGAGAGAGAAGGCATTGTGGGGCAGGGGGGGCACAACAAGAAACCTAATAGAATAATGTAAAGTACCCGACAACGATGGCAATAGCTAACGACGACGATGGCGTTGGTGTTGGCGATGTGAGATGCCCGGGCAACCCAATACGCTTATAATAACTCACCCTGAACCCAGTAAACTGAACCGAAccgaactgaactgaact
The nucleotide sequence above comes from Drosophila willistoni isolate 14030-0811.24 chromosome 2L unlocalized genomic scaffold, UCI_dwil_1.1 Seg72.1, whole genome shotgun sequence. Encoded proteins:
- the LOC6646252 gene encoding sine oculis-binding protein homolog; translated protein: MSAKTSPSSLRDAASVGPTVQIKKELPSDEIKEFAHNTMNELLGWYGYDVDRLDLTAKTSRLLQSAAAAAVATQQQQHHQQQQQQQQQQQQQLERKRHSFLRSGRSLSYRNNNYNKNNNASSSTNNNNNISGNGNGNGHEQIGIGRISKSGLNCNSTTTTPSDHDTRSSREDDSKSPNSIGKPATTSAMGTSQMEEKIDFNNCCWCHRPIAENAPDYLTSTDGPRYCSESCFTQSRRATFKKAKTCDWCKHVRHAVSYVDFQDGASQLQFCSEKCLNQYKMQIFCNETQAHLDMNPHLRDQGLDAGNEAALITPDLWLRNCRSRSASPASTVSVSPGPIKRNSPCATPPSNPTKPLISVAPVSKLLALRSPQAAQASQPPPPPQTSLHQQRQQHQNLTSKSGRRKRLHRGGLSAGSETVASLLQKQQQHHQPSPISADFAGSSVPLPPLSPMPMPEQSAPPPPAAAPPTPTQSLGRGCATAIPPSYFATPPNGMLGHPFGVRPPHHFLPPPPGMLPRGFIPPFGPPPPFATPQMPEFGLLGTAPPVTVMVPYPIIIPLPIPIPVPLPIVDFYKAHLTPEERKRFDEERSQKEPLDCSKTRTDQEEQEQEQQQPETETERPEHEVADEEEEDELEKPIPKTSPSIAASPSPTPSSPVPSSIDSTSPETHCIVQATSQSETEAETSTATAAQKLPKLKITRLQTKRTLIQTKESSSNPPATKTAEPTTTTATAAASAAECTAECSRPLRKRKRIIDCDFQKMALTREIDSMDHHSNSGHSKDEDEACNIINNNNNNAKIKK
- the LOC6646253 gene encoding guanine nucleotide-binding protein subunit beta-like protein 1, coding for MAVLPPDPVFSLRCPEMGAVNSLCFHDNERLLAGTIKGSVFLWDLQTNRSALHFEVGSDPITSLHHTPDRLVTQEKGGAVTMFSISNSSYVKERSIPGNHLGYCRTALHTNSNNTNEQLLFYPCEESTIGVLHVTDPAAPTQMLVPDDPQLPKLGSVTCFKPFECASQLFLLAGYESGHFLTWDLSSGVMVDIVELAPDPMTVDYDSLTNRGIVGGASDKLTTFSYQRQSMQLQRGTELCIKNAGVNCVRIRSDQKVFASGGWDGRIRIFSWKSMRPLAVLTQHKQGGVMDLVYSSQSVAMWRAPIMAAAGMDAQISLWDLYN